A part of Streptomyces sp. NBC_01210 genomic DNA contains:
- a CDS encoding family 2B encapsulin nanocompartment shell protein, translating into MTVEADREAVQAQASEQQSLATSAARNLATTAKSVPQMQETSSRWLLRMLPWVDVQGGTYRVNRRLSYAVGDGRVTFVQTGGRVSVIPAELGELPALRGYGDEAVLGEMAGRCEQVDCAPGTVLARAGDANDRVFLLAHGRVDKVGTGPYGGDAVLGFLADGAYFGDQCLTETEPAWECTFRATTACTVLVLSKRDVDNLAARAQSLGSHLDTVAALPQQRTNRYGEAAIDLAAGHVGEPLIPHTFVDYEPKPREYELSIAQTVLKIHSRIADLYNEPMNQTEQQLRLTLEALRERQEHELVNNPEFGLLSNCDYAQRLQPHDGVPSPDDMDELLSRRRGNKFFLAHPRAIAAFGRECNKRGLSLERVDIGGHRIPSWRGVPIYPCGKIPVSEARTTSILCMRTGEDDQGVIGLRQLGIPDEIEPSLSVRFMGIDEQAIISYLVTAYYSAAILVPDALGILENVEVGRWR; encoded by the coding sequence ATGACCGTTGAAGCCGACCGGGAAGCCGTGCAAGCGCAAGCGTCCGAGCAACAGAGTCTGGCGACGTCCGCCGCGCGGAACCTGGCGACGACCGCGAAGTCCGTTCCGCAGATGCAGGAGACCTCCTCGCGGTGGCTGCTACGGATGCTGCCGTGGGTGGATGTGCAGGGCGGAACCTACCGGGTGAACCGGCGGCTGAGCTACGCCGTGGGTGACGGGCGGGTGACGTTCGTGCAGACCGGCGGGCGGGTCTCGGTCATCCCGGCAGAGCTGGGGGAACTGCCGGCGCTCAGGGGGTACGGCGACGAGGCGGTGCTGGGCGAGATGGCCGGTCGTTGCGAGCAGGTCGACTGCGCGCCGGGCACGGTGCTGGCCCGTGCCGGCGACGCGAACGACCGCGTCTTCCTGCTGGCGCACGGCCGCGTCGACAAAGTTGGCACCGGACCCTACGGCGGAGACGCCGTTCTGGGATTCCTGGCCGACGGCGCCTACTTCGGCGACCAGTGTCTGACCGAAACGGAGCCGGCCTGGGAGTGCACATTCCGCGCCACCACCGCCTGCACGGTGCTGGTGCTGTCCAAGAGGGATGTCGACAACCTCGCCGCACGCGCCCAGTCGCTGGGCAGCCACCTGGACACCGTCGCGGCGCTCCCGCAGCAGCGCACCAACAGGTACGGCGAGGCGGCGATCGACCTCGCGGCCGGACACGTGGGCGAGCCACTCATCCCCCACACCTTCGTCGACTACGAGCCCAAGCCGCGCGAGTACGAGCTCTCCATCGCGCAGACGGTCCTGAAAATCCACAGCCGCATCGCCGACCTCTACAACGAACCGATGAACCAGACCGAGCAGCAGCTCCGCCTCACCCTTGAGGCGCTGCGCGAGCGCCAGGAACACGAGCTCGTCAACAACCCGGAGTTCGGGCTGCTCAGCAACTGCGACTACGCGCAGCGCCTCCAGCCCCATGACGGGGTGCCCAGTCCCGACGACATGGACGAACTGCTCTCGCGGCGGCGCGGGAACAAGTTCTTCCTCGCCCACCCCCGGGCCATCGCCGCATTCGGGCGCGAGTGCAACAAGCGCGGCCTGTCCCTGGAGCGGGTGGACATCGGCGGCCACCGCATCCCTTCCTGGCGCGGGGTGCCGATCTATCCGTGCGGGAAGATCCCCGTCAGTGAAGCTCGTACGACCTCGATCCTGTGCATGCGCACGGGTGAAGACGACCAGGGCGTGATCGGGCTGCGGCAGTTGGGGATCCCGGACGAGATCGAGCCGAGCCTGTCGGTGCGTTTCATGGGCATCGACGAGCAGGCGATCATCTCCTACCTCGTCACCGCCTACTACTCGGCCGCGATCCTGGTCCCCGACGCCCTCGGCATCCTGGAGAACGTCGAAGTCGGCCGCTGGCGCTGA
- a CDS encoding discoidin domain-containing protein, with protein sequence MIRGFAPLRLRRLSRFRSRSLILLALTATLAVLLPLLIFGGSASAGPGQALPAADPTSPPPAPHHQAAPAAAMEPAAPTLPRDGWTATASDHETAKGDHSPARALDADPNTMWHSKWTAPTTALPHSITIDMKKTVVVSALVYQPRATGINGRVGEYAIHLSADGAAWGAAVATGTLADDNTVKTLSFAPKGARYIRLTATTEAGSRGPWTSAGEINLLGDPGTTASVVDLPRDGWTATASDQETAKGDHRATHALDADPNTMWHSKWTAPTTALPHSITIDMKTARPVSALSYEPRRTGVNGRIGAYTVTTSTNGTTFSTPVASGTWKDDDTLKGTTFTRTVTARYIRLTATTEAGRRGPWSSAAEIRVSGPADPAAHGMWGRVTGFPLVPVATAVLPNNKMLAWSAYGVDRFGGSHGYTQTAIMDLATGRVTQRRVDNTGHDMFCPGIAVLEDSRVLVTGGSNAKRASIYDPATDAWTSTADMNVARGYQAMTLLSTGDAFVLGGSWSGGNGGKGGEVWSSANGTWRKLSGVPVTTTMTADPRGPYRADNHQWLHATSMGRVLHLGPSKRINWISTSGNGSITAAGTRADSPDAMNGNAVAYDIGRLLTLGGATAYENVKATRRAYTVDLNGGGTPVSSRTGDMAYARAFGNSVVMPDGKVAVFGGQSYPVPFSDATSAMTPEIWDPATGRFTRMASMAVPRNYHSVANLLPDGRIFSGGGGLCGACATNHADGAIFTPPYLLNADGTERTRPVISGGVPAHAANGAKLAVTTDSEVTSFVLVRAGAATHSTDNDQRRVPLTFRPTGTGAYEVTVPADPGVALPGTYFLFALNAQGVPSKATLLNLH encoded by the coding sequence ATGATCCGTGGCTTCGCACCGTTGCGTCTCAGGCGACTGTCCCGGTTCAGATCCCGGAGCCTGATCCTGCTGGCCCTGACCGCAACCCTCGCGGTTCTCCTCCCCCTCCTCATCTTCGGCGGCAGCGCGAGCGCCGGACCGGGGCAGGCTCTGCCCGCGGCGGACCCGACGTCCCCGCCGCCGGCCCCGCACCACCAGGCCGCCCCCGCCGCCGCCATGGAGCCCGCCGCGCCCACCCTGCCCCGCGACGGCTGGACCGCGACCGCGAGCGACCACGAGACGGCAAAGGGCGACCACAGTCCAGCCCGCGCCTTGGACGCCGACCCCAACACCATGTGGCACAGCAAGTGGACCGCCCCGACCACCGCGTTGCCGCACAGCATCACCATCGACATGAAGAAGACGGTGGTCGTCTCCGCGCTGGTCTACCAGCCGCGAGCCACCGGCATCAACGGCCGGGTCGGCGAGTACGCGATCCACCTGAGCGCCGACGGCGCCGCGTGGGGTGCTGCCGTGGCCACCGGCACCCTGGCCGACGACAACACCGTCAAGACCCTGAGCTTCGCGCCCAAGGGCGCCCGCTACATACGCCTGACCGCGACCACCGAGGCCGGCAGCCGCGGCCCCTGGACCAGCGCCGGCGAGATCAACCTGCTCGGCGATCCGGGCACCACCGCCTCCGTGGTCGATCTGCCCCGCGACGGCTGGACCGCGACCGCGAGCGACCAGGAGACGGCGAAAGGCGACCACAGAGCCACCCACGCCCTGGACGCCGACCCCAACACCATGTGGCACAGCAAGTGGACCGCCCCGACCACCGCGTTGCCACACAGCATCACCATCGACATGAAAACGGCCCGCCCCGTCTCCGCCCTCTCCTACGAGCCCCGCCGCACCGGCGTCAACGGCCGTATCGGCGCCTACACCGTCACCACCAGCACCAACGGCACCACCTTCAGCACTCCGGTGGCGAGCGGCACCTGGAAGGACGACGACACGTTGAAGGGCACCACCTTCACGCGTACCGTCACCGCGCGCTACATACGGCTCACCGCGACCACCGAGGCGGGGCGCCGCGGGCCGTGGTCCTCAGCAGCCGAGATCCGGGTCAGCGGTCCCGCCGACCCCGCCGCCCACGGCATGTGGGGCAGGGTGACGGGCTTCCCGCTGGTCCCCGTAGCCACCGCGGTGCTGCCCAACAACAAGATGCTCGCGTGGTCCGCGTACGGCGTCGACCGCTTCGGCGGCAGCCACGGCTACACCCAGACCGCGATCATGGACCTCGCTACCGGGCGCGTCACCCAGCGCCGCGTGGACAACACCGGGCACGACATGTTCTGCCCCGGCATCGCGGTGCTCGAGGACAGCCGGGTCCTGGTCACCGGCGGCTCCAACGCCAAGCGCGCCAGCATATACGACCCCGCGACCGACGCATGGACCTCGACCGCGGACATGAACGTCGCACGCGGCTACCAGGCGATGACGCTCCTTTCCACCGGTGACGCCTTCGTCCTCGGCGGATCCTGGAGCGGCGGCAACGGCGGCAAGGGCGGTGAGGTCTGGTCCTCCGCCAACGGCACATGGCGCAAGCTCAGCGGCGTCCCCGTCACCACGACCATGACCGCCGACCCGCGCGGCCCCTACCGCGCCGACAACCACCAGTGGCTGCACGCCACCTCGATGGGGCGCGTGCTGCACCTCGGCCCCAGCAAGCGGATCAACTGGATCTCCACCAGCGGCAACGGCAGCATCACCGCGGCCGGCACCCGCGCCGACAGCCCGGACGCGATGAACGGCAACGCGGTCGCATACGACATCGGCAGGCTGCTCACCCTGGGCGGCGCCACCGCGTACGAGAACGTGAAGGCGACCAGGCGCGCCTACACCGTCGACCTCAACGGGGGCGGTACGCCGGTCAGCTCCCGCACCGGCGACATGGCCTACGCCCGCGCCTTCGGCAACAGCGTCGTGATGCCGGACGGCAAGGTCGCGGTCTTCGGCGGCCAGTCCTACCCGGTCCCGTTCAGCGACGCGACCTCGGCGATGACCCCCGAGATCTGGGACCCGGCGACAGGCAGGTTCACGCGGATGGCGTCGATGGCGGTGCCGCGCAACTACCACAGCGTCGCCAACCTGCTGCCCGACGGCCGCATCTTCAGCGGCGGCGGCGGCTTGTGCGGCGCCTGCGCCACCAATCACGCTGACGGGGCGATCTTCACCCCGCCCTATCTCCTCAACGCCGACGGCACGGAGAGAACCCGGCCCGTCATCAGCGGCGGCGTCCCGGCCCACGCGGCCAACGGGGCAAAACTCGCGGTGACCACCGACTCGGAGGTCACCTCGTTCGTGCTGGTCCGGGCGGGCGCCGCGACCCACTCCACGGACAACGACCAGCGCCGCGTGCCGCTCACCTTCCGCCCGACAGGCACCGGCGCCTATGAGGTCACGGTGCCGGCCGACCCGGGCGTGGCGCTTCCAGGCACATACTTCCTCTTCGCGCTGAACGCCCAAGGAGTGCCCAGCAAAGCCACCTTGCTCAACCTGCACTGA
- a CDS encoding YciI family protein, with translation MAKYLLLKHYRGAPAAVNDVPMDQWTPEEISAHMQYMQDFADRLEKTGEFVDGQALAPEGTFVRYDGEGRPPVTDGPFAETKDLIAGWMVIDVDSYERAIELAGELSAAPGAGGKPIHEWLELRPFLAAPPTITE, from the coding sequence ATGGCCAAGTACCTGCTGCTCAAGCACTACCGCGGCGCCCCGGCGGCGGTCAACGACGTGCCCATGGACCAGTGGACGCCGGAGGAGATCTCGGCCCACATGCAGTACATGCAGGACTTCGCGGACCGGCTCGAGAAGACCGGCGAGTTCGTCGACGGTCAGGCGCTCGCCCCCGAGGGGACGTTCGTCCGGTACGACGGCGAGGGTCGCCCGCCGGTAACCGACGGACCGTTCGCCGAGACCAAGGACCTCATCGCCGGCTGGATGGTGATCGACGTCGACAGCTACGAGCGCGCCATCGAGCTGGCCGGGGAACTGTCGGCCGCCCCCGGGGCGGGCGGGAAGCCGATCCACGAGTGGCTCGAGCTGCGCCCGTTCCTGGCCGCGCCGCCCACCATCACGGAGTGA
- a CDS encoding VOC family protein — protein sequence MASRLNPYISFAGDAKQAMEFYKDVFGGTLTVHTFGDFGSEAPPGYADKIMHGQLETPSGFTLMGADNPPGMDRKPGNNFAVSLSGDDADELRGYWEKLSDGGNVSVPLEKQMWGDVFGMCTDKFEIGWMVNITEAGA from the coding sequence GTGGCCTCTCGACTCAACCCGTACATCAGCTTCGCCGGTGACGCCAAGCAAGCCATGGAGTTCTACAAGGACGTCTTCGGCGGCACCTTGACGGTCCACACCTTCGGCGACTTCGGCTCAGAGGCGCCGCCCGGGTACGCCGACAAGATCATGCATGGCCAGCTGGAGACCCCGAGCGGCTTCACGCTCATGGGTGCCGACAACCCTCCCGGCATGGACCGCAAGCCCGGCAACAACTTCGCCGTGAGTCTGAGCGGCGACGACGCCGATGAGCTGCGCGGCTACTGGGAGAAGCTGTCCGACGGGGGAAATGTGTCGGTCCCGCTGGAGAAGCAGATGTGGGGCGACGTGTTCGGCATGTGTACGGACAAGTTCGAGATCGGCTGGATGGTCAACATCACTGAGGCCGGGGCTTGA
- a CDS encoding family 2 encapsulin nanocompartment cargo protein terpene cyclase, whose product MTRTSGVGVPPWTWDGPPATHPPVLPTAPTPRTTAQALPAPPSHVALERLLAGPAGPGTAAARAIRSRTPSTASQVAQSARQDEVPPSATQDPSGGQDTAVRIPPLYCPDAVRDDPALGEEVNNRLVDWAAEIGIFTGRLERLRSHQFGRLFMLAHPDCDDPDRLLAAARCGLAEWSVDDHWVDEGDDTEPELLGARLAMAHAVVDPVRLPARYLAQFEELVHRQPVLRAFRSSLAHLSQIASTTQVARLRHELAVMFVGYGQEAEWRSSGRKPAVWEYLLHRYENAFYPCMVLIDPVGGYELPAHEFADPTVRRTYLYAGMANVLLNDLYSMAKEDPGDTNLPNLIAAEDDCSLQEAVDRTAAIHDELMHTVQADCAVLAAAGSPQLRRYLAGLWAWMGGSKQWHATSARYQHAN is encoded by the coding sequence ATGACCCGAACCAGTGGCGTCGGCGTCCCCCCGTGGACATGGGACGGGCCGCCGGCCACTCACCCACCAGTCCTCCCCACGGCCCCGACACCCCGTACGACCGCGCAGGCCCTACCGGCCCCGCCCTCGCACGTCGCGCTTGAGCGCCTGCTGGCCGGCCCCGCCGGGCCGGGCACGGCTGCCGCCCGCGCCATCCGATCCCGCACCCCGTCCACGGCGTCGCAAGTGGCGCAGTCCGCCCGACAGGACGAGGTCCCACCGTCCGCAACGCAAGACCCCTCGGGCGGCCAGGACACGGCTGTGCGGATCCCGCCCCTGTACTGCCCCGACGCGGTGCGTGATGACCCCGCCCTCGGGGAGGAGGTCAACAACCGTCTGGTCGACTGGGCCGCGGAGATCGGCATCTTCACCGGCCGCCTCGAACGCCTGCGCTCGCATCAGTTCGGGCGCCTGTTCATGCTCGCGCATCCCGACTGCGACGACCCCGACCGCCTGCTGGCGGCGGCCCGCTGCGGGCTCGCGGAATGGTCCGTGGACGACCACTGGGTCGACGAGGGCGACGACACAGAACCGGAGCTCCTGGGCGCCCGCCTCGCGATGGCCCACGCGGTGGTCGACCCCGTCCGCCTCCCTGCCCGCTACCTCGCGCAGTTCGAAGAACTCGTTCACCGGCAGCCCGTCCTGCGCGCCTTCCGGTCCAGCCTCGCCCACCTGTCCCAGATCGCCAGCACCACCCAAGTGGCACGTCTGCGCCACGAACTCGCCGTCATGTTCGTCGGATACGGGCAGGAAGCCGAATGGCGCAGCAGTGGGCGCAAGCCCGCGGTGTGGGAGTACCTCCTGCACCGCTACGAAAACGCCTTCTACCCCTGCATGGTGCTGATCGACCCGGTCGGCGGCTACGAACTGCCCGCCCACGAGTTCGCCGACCCCACCGTGCGCCGCACCTACCTTTACGCAGGCATGGCCAACGTCCTGCTCAACGACCTCTACTCGATGGCCAAGGAAGACCCCGGAGACACCAACCTGCCCAACCTCATCGCCGCCGAGGATGACTGCTCCCTCCAAGAAGCCGTAGACCGCACGGCAGCCATCCATGACGAACTCATGCACACCGTCCAGGCCGACTGCGCCGTCCTGGCAGCGGCCGGCTCCCCCCAACTGCGCCGCTACCTGGCCGGTCTGTGGGCGTGGATGGGCGGCAGCAAACAGTGGCACGCCACCAGCGCCCGTTACCAGCACGCGAACTGA
- a CDS encoding serine/threonine-protein kinase — MSDGESGRRVIDGRFELEARLGGGGMGMVWRARDLVLDRAVALKEVRPSDPGLAEYDPEAAAMLRARVLREARALARVDHPNVVTIHHVVDDGGLAYPWLVMELVTGGSLQDRLDKGPMAPVEAARLGREVLAALRAAHDVGIQHRDVKPANVLLRPDGRPVLTDFGIAAIRETTVLTATGSIIGTPDYMAPERISGDDGGPASDLWSLAMMLYVAVEGNNPLRRATTLATLAAVLREELPPPRRAGPLTGVLAAVLVKDPAARPDPDIVDRMLAAAVEGGPSAPRGTGEPTSYRLTPPLGEVTGPSVPAGFGQPTPQHAVPGPIGPPTPYPAGPTRQTPPRPNRGKHRIAVATSVVGTVLIGVLVWALLPDGNKQGGDTASNAPGGSVTGSRTPTPTPTPTPTSTPSNSVAKNDLLTPDGIRTAIKEIKAATGTDRASDLTVYPEYVSVDIMVKGSNTRYDSYTYRVGEGVVKGIISSTLSGGDRPFSLDGFDWDVVPALLRRAEKDLNVKKPTMRYLVVRPADETFHTPLGLAVYLTDDYASGYLDADLKGKVTRVMPAES, encoded by the coding sequence ATGAGCGACGGGGAATCCGGCAGACGGGTCATCGATGGACGCTTCGAGCTGGAGGCGCGGCTCGGTGGCGGCGGTATGGGGATGGTGTGGCGGGCGCGTGATCTGGTGCTGGACCGGGCCGTGGCACTCAAGGAGGTGCGGCCGTCCGATCCGGGGCTTGCGGAGTACGACCCGGAGGCGGCGGCGATGCTGCGGGCCCGGGTACTGCGGGAGGCGCGGGCGCTCGCCCGAGTGGACCATCCCAACGTGGTGACTATCCACCATGTGGTGGACGACGGTGGGCTCGCCTACCCGTGGCTCGTCATGGAACTGGTGACCGGCGGATCGCTCCAGGACCGGCTGGACAAGGGGCCGATGGCGCCCGTCGAGGCCGCCCGGCTCGGGCGAGAGGTGCTGGCCGCGTTGCGGGCCGCGCACGACGTCGGGATCCAGCACCGGGACGTCAAGCCCGCGAACGTGCTGCTGCGACCGGACGGCCGCCCAGTGCTCACCGACTTCGGCATCGCCGCGATCAGGGAGACGACCGTTCTGACCGCGACCGGGTCCATCATTGGAACGCCCGACTACATGGCCCCCGAGCGGATCTCCGGCGACGACGGTGGGCCCGCCTCCGACCTGTGGTCGCTGGCGATGATGCTGTACGTCGCCGTCGAGGGGAACAATCCGCTGCGCAGGGCGACAACGCTGGCGACGCTGGCGGCCGTCCTCCGCGAGGAGCTTCCGCCGCCTCGCCGGGCGGGGCCCCTGACCGGGGTGCTGGCCGCCGTACTCGTGAAGGACCCGGCCGCGCGGCCGGACCCGGATATCGTCGACCGGATGCTCGCGGCTGCCGTGGAGGGCGGCCCGAGCGCTCCGAGGGGGACCGGCGAGCCCACGTCGTACCGGCTGACGCCTCCGCTGGGAGAGGTGACCGGGCCGTCCGTACCGGCAGGCTTCGGACAGCCGACTCCGCAGCACGCCGTGCCGGGACCGATAGGGCCGCCGACTCCCTACCCAGCGGGCCCGACGCGGCAGACTCCGCCCCGGCCGAACCGTGGGAAGCACCGGATCGCGGTCGCGACGTCCGTCGTAGGCACCGTACTGATCGGCGTCCTGGTGTGGGCCCTGTTGCCGGACGGCAACAAGCAGGGTGGCGACACGGCGTCGAACGCACCAGGTGGTTCCGTCACCGGATCGCGGACTCCGACACCGACTCCCACGCCCACGCCCACTTCCACACCCTCGAACTCCGTCGCGAAGAACGATCTGCTGACACCGGACGGCATCCGGACGGCGATCAAGGAGATCAAGGCCGCGACGGGCACCGACCGTGCGTCCGACCTCACCGTCTACCCGGAGTACGTGTCCGTGGACATCATGGTCAAGGGCAGCAACACGCGGTACGACAGCTACACCTACCGCGTCGGCGAGGGAGTGGTGAAGGGCATCATCAGCAGCACGCTGTCGGGCGGCGACCGCCCGTTCAGCCTGGACGGTTTCGACTGGGACGTCGTCCCCGCCCTGCTGAGAAGGGCGGAGAAGGACCTGAACGTGAAGAAGCCGACCATGCGCTACCTCGTCGTCCGGCCCGCCGACGAAACCTTCCACACCCCTCTCGGCCTGGCGGTCTACCTCACCGACGACTACGCCAGCGGCTACCTGGACGCCGATCTCAAGGGCAAGGTGACGCGGGTGATGCCGGCCGAGAGCTGA
- a CDS encoding RNA polymerase sigma factor has protein sequence MNEALLRSLTPSVLGVLVRRGADFAAAEDAVQDALVEAVRVWPADLPRDPKGWLVTVAWRRFLDATRADTARRRREDLVDEEPAPGPAPAVDDTLQLYFLCAHPSLTPSSAVALTLRAVGGLTTRQIAQAYLVPEATMAQRISRAKRTVAGVRFDQPGDVATVLRVLYLVFNEGYSGDVDLAAEAIRLTRQLAAAIDHPEVAGLLALMLLHHARRAARTAPDGSLVPLAEQDRGRWDTESIAEGVEILQAALARDRLGEFQTQAAIAALHADAPTAKETDWVQIVEWYDELARLTNSPVVRLNRAVAVGEADGPRAGLAALVALDDSLPRHAAVAAYLHERDGDLATAARLYAEAAQKAPNLAERDHLTRQAARLNARRYR, from the coding sequence ATGAACGAGGCCCTGCTCCGGAGCCTCACGCCGAGCGTGCTCGGGGTCCTCGTCCGCCGCGGAGCCGACTTCGCGGCGGCCGAGGACGCCGTGCAGGACGCGCTGGTCGAGGCGGTCCGCGTCTGGCCGGCCGACCTGCCGCGGGACCCGAAGGGCTGGCTGGTCACCGTGGCCTGGCGCCGGTTCCTCGACGCGACGCGGGCGGACACTGCCCGCCGCCGGCGTGAGGACCTCGTCGACGAGGAGCCGGCGCCCGGGCCCGCGCCCGCGGTGGACGACACGCTCCAGCTCTACTTTCTGTGCGCCCACCCGTCGCTGACACCGTCGTCCGCGGTCGCGCTCACGCTGCGCGCCGTCGGCGGGCTGACCACCCGCCAGATCGCCCAGGCCTACCTGGTGCCCGAGGCGACCATGGCGCAGCGCATCAGCCGGGCCAAGCGCACCGTCGCCGGCGTGCGGTTCGACCAGCCCGGCGACGTCGCCACCGTGCTGCGCGTCCTCTACCTGGTCTTCAACGAGGGCTACTCCGGCGACGTCGACCTCGCCGCCGAGGCCATTCGACTCACCCGGCAGCTCGCGGCCGCGATCGACCACCCCGAGGTGGCAGGGCTGCTCGCCCTCATGCTGCTCCACCACGCCCGGCGCGCCGCCAGGACCGCACCCGACGGCAGCCTGGTGCCGCTCGCCGAGCAGGACCGCGGCCGGTGGGACACCGAGTCGATCGCCGAGGGCGTCGAGATCCTGCAGGCGGCCCTCGCCCGCGACCGGCTGGGCGAGTTCCAGACCCAGGCCGCCATCGCGGCACTCCACGCTGACGCGCCCACCGCCAAGGAGACTGACTGGGTACAGATCGTCGAGTGGTACGACGAGCTCGCGCGCCTGACCAACAGCCCGGTCGTCCGGCTCAACCGCGCGGTTGCCGTCGGCGAGGCCGACGGACCGCGCGCCGGCCTGGCGGCGCTCGTGGCGCTGGACGACTCACTGCCCCGCCACGCCGCGGTGGCGGCGTACCTCCACGAACGCGACGGCGACCTTGCGACGGCGGCACGGCTGTACGCCGAGGCGGCCCAAAAGGCACCCAACCTCGCCGAGCGCGACCACCTGACGCGCCAGGCCGCCCGGCTCAACGCCCGCCGGTATCGCTGA
- a CDS encoding geranyl diphosphate 2-C-methyltransferase — MTVQDTTTHPLRSLYQKSVANYWNQERNPVNLRLGEVDGIYHHHYGIGDVDWSVIEGPEETRQERLTAELHRLECAQADLLMTHLGDITPADRLMDSGSGRGGSSFVAHSRFGCRVDGVSISETQVAFANGQAKERGVEGKVRFHLKNMLHSGFESDSFQAIWNNESTMYVDLALLFPEYARLLKHGGRYVTITGCYNDAYGLPSRAVSEINAHYICSIHPRSSYFKEMAANRLVPVSVIDLTAATIPYWELRAKSPLATGIEKAFLDAYKDGSFQYLLVAADKV, encoded by the coding sequence ATGACCGTCCAGGACACCACCACCCATCCCCTGCGCAGCCTCTACCAGAAGTCCGTCGCCAACTACTGGAACCAGGAGAGGAACCCCGTCAACCTCCGCCTGGGCGAGGTCGACGGCATCTACCACCACCACTACGGCATCGGCGACGTGGACTGGTCCGTCATCGAGGGCCCCGAGGAAACCCGTCAGGAACGCCTCACGGCCGAGCTCCATCGCCTGGAATGCGCCCAGGCCGACCTGCTGATGACCCACCTCGGCGACATCACCCCTGCGGACCGCCTCATGGATTCCGGTTCGGGCCGCGGCGGCAGCAGCTTCGTCGCCCACAGTCGCTTCGGCTGTCGCGTCGACGGCGTCTCCATCTCCGAAACCCAGGTCGCCTTTGCCAACGGCCAGGCCAAGGAACGCGGCGTAGAGGGCAAGGTCCGCTTCCACCTCAAGAACATGCTCCACAGCGGCTTCGAGAGCGACAGTTTCCAGGCTATCTGGAACAACGAGAGCACCATGTACGTGGACCTGGCCCTCTTGTTCCCCGAATACGCCAGGCTCCTCAAGCACGGCGGTCGCTACGTCACTATCACCGGCTGCTACAACGACGCCTACGGACTGCCGTCCCGGGCCGTCAGCGAGATCAACGCCCACTACATCTGCAGCATTCATCCCCGCAGCAGCTACTTCAAGGAAATGGCCGCCAACCGCCTCGTCCCCGTCAGCGTCATTGACCTCACCGCGGCCACCATTCCCTATTGGGAACTGCGCGCCAAGTCACCCCTGGCCACGGGAATCGAGAAGGCCTTCCTGGACGCCTACAAGGACGGCAGTTTCCAGTATCTGCTGGTCGCAGCAGACAAGGTCTGA
- a CDS encoding NAD-dependent epimerase/dehydratase family protein: MSAPQSLTATTGDETITVGPHQGGVGVLQGGAVGLGTVVVTGAAGNIGSVVRQALRTEVSQLVLLDRVPLQQEAANEVVHTVDLRDAPAVEAALSGADAVLHLGGLPDEAPLPDLLEANVLGTHHVLEAARRTAIPRVVLASSNRVTGFYPTAHLTGPQEPVRPDGLYGVSKAAIEALGQLYADKFGLSVICLRIGSFEEAPTEPRHLATWLSPRDAVGFSRAALAAPLSTRFATVYAVSANTRRFWELPTESELAYTPADNAEGHTAHITDAHVPADPAAPQAGPYALPEFTLKHIQP, translated from the coding sequence ATGTCAGCTCCCCAGTCGCTCACCGCGACGACCGGAGATGAGACGATCACCGTCGGCCCGCATCAGGGCGGGGTTGGGGTCTTGCAGGGAGGCGCAGTGGGGCTGGGAACGGTGGTCGTTACTGGTGCGGCAGGGAATATCGGCTCGGTCGTGCGGCAGGCCTTGCGCACAGAGGTGAGCCAACTGGTCCTGCTCGATCGCGTTCCGCTTCAGCAAGAGGCAGCAAACGAGGTGGTCCACACCGTCGACCTGCGAGATGCCCCCGCCGTAGAAGCCGCGCTCTCGGGTGCGGATGCCGTGCTCCACCTGGGCGGGCTGCCGGATGAAGCACCGCTGCCCGACCTCCTGGAAGCCAATGTGCTGGGTACCCACCATGTTCTCGAAGCCGCCCGGCGCACGGCGATTCCGCGTGTAGTGCTGGCCAGCAGCAACCGCGTGACCGGGTTCTATCCCACAGCGCATCTCACCGGCCCGCAAGAACCTGTGCGCCCGGATGGTCTGTACGGGGTGAGCAAGGCAGCTATCGAGGCCCTGGGACAGCTCTATGCGGACAAGTTCGGCCTCTCCGTGATCTGCCTGCGCATCGGCAGCTTCGAGGAGGCCCCCACCGAGCCCCGCCACCTCGCGACCTGGTTGAGCCCGCGGGATGCCGTCGGCTTCAGCAGGGCCGCACTCGCCGCCCCTCTCTCCACTCGCTTTGCCACCGTGTACGCCGTCTCCGCCAACACCCGCCGCTTCTGGGAACTCCCCACGGAATCCGAACTGGCCTACACACCCGCCGACAACGCCGAAGGACACACAGCACACATCACCGACGCCCACGTCCCTGCCGACCCCGCAGCTCCGCAAGCCGGCCCGTACGCCCTGCCCGAATTCACGTTGAAGCACATTCAGCCCTGA